In the genome of Triticum urartu cultivar G1812 chromosome 5, Tu2.1, whole genome shotgun sequence, one region contains:
- the LOC125509014 gene encoding RCC1 and BTB domain-containing protein 1-like, which translates to MDIDDVICNLRVVGVPTKSAIYTWGYNQSGQTARKGKERHLRIPKSLPPKLFTCRDGENLRWIDIACGRAHTAAVVSDGSLFTWGANDFGQLGDGTEESAKEPKKVNALATEFVKSVSCGAHCTAAIAEPRENDGTISRSRLWVWGQNQGSDYPRLYWGAFAPNTVIRQVSCGAVHVVALSDDGLLQAWGYNEYGQLGRGCTSEGLQGARVLNAYARFLDDTPELVKIVRVSCGEYHAAAISENGEVYTWGLGSLGQLGHRSLQSGDKELIPRRVVALEGIVTRDVSCGGVHSCAVTEGGALYGWGGGHVGQLGLGPQNGFFSCALNGSDMLLRNIPVLVIPSGVRLVTCGHSHTLVSMKDGRIYGWGYNSYGQAANEKSTYAWYPSPVDWCVGEVRRLAAGGGHSAVLTDASSLKELCEFKLAETVNRSNARLIEDVASRTGADALARLCEKLREHLVEHGDSELVEMHMVEEIEAKAG; encoded by the exons ATGGATATAGATGATGTGATTTGCAACTTGCGTGTTGTTGGTGTGCCAACCAAGAGTGCTATATACACATGGGGATATAACCAGAGTGGCCAGACTGCACGCAAGGGCAAGGAGCGCCACCTGAGGATCCCCAAGAGCCTACCTCCCAAACTATTCACCTGTAGGGATGGCGAGAACCTCAGATGGATCGATATTGCATGTGGCCGTGCTCACACTGCTGCAGTCGTTTCTGACGGATCACTCTTCACCTGGG GTGCAAATGACTTTGGCCAGTTGGGAGATGGGACAGAGGAGAGTGCAAAGGAACCTAAAAAAGTCAATGCACTGGCAACTGAGTTTGTGAAATCGGTGTCCTGTGGCGCACACTGTACAGCTGCTATTGCTGAACCTCGAGAAAATGATGGCACAATATCGAGAAGCAGGTTATGGGTTTGGGGACAAAATCAG GGCTCAGATTACCCTCGCCTATACTGGGGTGCTTTTGCACCAAACACG GTAATTCGGCAGGTTTCTTGTGGAGCTGTTCATGTGGTGGCCCTATCGGATGATGGCCTGCTGCAAGCATGGG GCTACAATGAGTATGGTCAGCTTGGCAGAGGTTGTACTTCTGAAGGATTGCAGGGAGCTCGTGTATTAAATGCTTATGCAAGGTTCCTTGATGACACACCTGAGCTAGTGAAGATTGTTAGAGTATCATGTGGAGAGTACCATGCAGCAGCTATATCAGAAAACGGGGAGGT GTATACATGGGGACTTGGAAGCCTGGGGCAGCTTGGGCATCGCTCGCTTCAGTCTGGAGATAAGGAGCTAATCCCAAGGCGAGTTGTTGCCCTTGAAGGAATAGTAACTAGGGATGTGTCTTGTGGTGGGGTTCACTCTTGTGCTGTAACGGAAGGTGGAGCCCTCTACGGTTGGGGCGGAGGACATGTAGGCCAGCTGGGGCTTGGACCTCAGAACGGTTTCTTTTCCTGCGCTCTTAATGGATCCGACATGCTACTTCGTAACATTCCAGTCCTGGTCATACCGTCAGGTGTCCGGCTTGTTACTTGTGGTCACTCGCACACACTTGTATCTATGAAAGATGGCCGTATATATGGATGGGGCTATAATAGTTATGGTCAGGCAGCTAATGAGAAATCTACTTATGCTTGGTACCCTTCTCCGGTTGATTG GTGTGTTGGAGAGGTGAGAAGACTTGCTGCAGGTGGCGGGCATTCAGCTGTGTTAACTGATGCATCGTCCTTAAAAGAACTATGCGAGTTTAAGCTAGCAGAGACTGTAAATAGGTCAAACGCTCGGCTAATAGAAGATGTTGCATCACGAACCGGGGCTGATGCATTGGCACGCCTGTGTGAGAAATTAAG GGAACATTTGGTTGAGCACGGAGACTCTGAACTTGTGGAAATGCACATGGTTGAAGAGATTGAGGCCAAAGCCGGTTAG